A segment of the Mercurialis annua linkage group LG4, ddMerAnnu1.2, whole genome shotgun sequence genome:
CCGCCCCATCCTATGTATTTTTAAAGTCTATGCCATTAATTAGAGTGAATTAGGACTTAACATATTGTCCCTTTCCTTAAAGTCGCCAAACCCATGATTAAAAAGGACAAACATTCTACAAAGCATTTGCTTTGCATTGCGCGTCCTGAGGTTTCAAGCTACCTCACGCGGCGCTTTGGGTACATATTCAATTTACAATACAAAGATAGTGTTGTTTTGATACCAAAATTACTCATGTTTTGAATCAAACTTTgacaaaagataaattaaaaaaaatcaaagaaaaactaTTTGAAAAATAGAGGGTacatgtaaattaaaattattatcacgttatttgtaaatataattgttttattaacgGGATTTGGAgcaatataaaaagaataaaaataaaataattttttttattattatttaaaagcgAATCAGCTCACAAATTTATTATTGATGCAGCTTGTGAGTTAAATACGACTTGAACACCATTGAATTCACATTTGGTTcgtttatataaataaatactataaattagaGTCTGAATTTGTTCATTTAGACTAACGAAttcttatcgagccgaacaccaaATTGCTCAAACAAATGCTCAAAGACTTTGACAAAGACTACCCTCAAAGTCTCTCTCCTCTCTATATATATCTATGTATCTAGGTATCTCTAAATGatcataaaatagaaaattaaagagaaaaaagtACTAAACACATGAATTCAATTAGGCCATTAGTTTCCTTTATTATACTAATTGCTCTGGTTAAGACAGCCAGTGCAGGTCCTAATGCCGCCCAGTGCAAAGAAGAGATAAGGCTCGGTCTTAATGCTTGCAAGCCTGTCGTGTATGGCAAGTCACCGTCGGCAGAGTGTTGTCACCGAGTCAGAGTTTCACACGTGGAATGTGTTTGCCCTGAAATTACCCCTAAAGTAGCTGTGCTTATCGATATTAATCGGGCCGTTCGACTCGTTCAAGGTTGTGGTCGGAGAGTTCCTCGCCATTTCAAGTGTGGAAGTAAGTTATTTTCTGATTCAAATTAGAGCTTTATAGTTTAATCTTTCAATAATAACTTTTTggttaacttttttatttttttcgatcTGTGATTGTAGGTATCACAACTCCATGAAAATTGAAGTTGCTTTGGTTAATTTCTGGCTAAGTGGTTCTATTGTCAGATGGTGTTTTATAATTTGTATGGTCTGCAATTATGAATAATTAAGGATCTGATTGTACTTAATTTGGCTTATGTTCCTTCATCTAGCTTTATGTTTTTGCTAATTTTTGGCTACTTTAGCTAATTAAAAACAGCCAAATTAATCTATATTGTTCAATTAATAATTGGTGCATTAGTATTAATTGTTACTGTTTTTAATCACTAAACTTATAAAGTTATACTATGTGACTgacaatttatattaaaattgttcttttatcttcttttttttgataattaggggGTGGGGGAGCGTTTATGGGAGAAATCGATCCCACGACCTAACAGATTactgcctagcgcttataccgtttgaattatagctcattggttGTTCTTTTATCGATAACTCTCGTGAacttatagtttttttttcaatttattcacATGTTTGACTAATTAGTCCCTATAGCTGTTTCCAAAACTGATGCGTCTGAAGTAattgacaaaaataataatttgatgtTATTATCTATTTCAAATTCATAAcataaattgatatttatatcTTGGTACTTTTACACAAATATTTTTCTAGTTTTTTTTAGGCCTAACTAAATTTCGAATCCAAACCTTtgaattttttatcatttacgatcaattttttttaattttcacaattatatccaatttgaaaggttttttttttgtaattatggccaaaactataaattttatttttaaaatccgaacctttcaatttttatcaattgcggacaaaaatttatattaactctttttagaaattagatactccctccgtctcaatagagttgtccactttgagaaaaaaatgttggtccaaaattcttgtccactttcaaaaagttctaacttttacactcaatgtatctatattacccctatttaaaatccactaatgagtaaattaaagtaaattgcatgtggaccctatattaaatagtggtataacaaaaaaaataaggaaaattttataaaattcataaataatgattgtttttcttaaactatgtgataaaggtaaagtggacaactcacGGAGAGAGTACTTTTTAGAGTTTGGTCAAAATTGATAGAATAtacaaaggtttggattttaaaaaataaaactcaaagtTTTGATTTCAATCTTACCTCACACACAACAAACAACAACATGACGAGAAACAAACAACTTTTATACGATCCGCAAATGAGATGATTACGACGACATCAATAGCTAGGCGGCTCGCGGCTAGACTCTGGCAGTGATCGCAGAGGAAGAGGAAGTGAAAGATATTAGGGTTTTAGGTTAAAagagatgaaaaaaaaattacagatttgtctttaaaattattttgtaatacaatttttttttattaagttagGATTATGTATCATACTAGTCCTTTATTTATGCCAACTAGACATTTAATAATGAAAAAGGAACGCCACATCATATTGGTTAACGGGGACTCTAACGGAGTTAATAACGAAGATGTTATTTGCACCATTTTTAACAATCATAAGGATCTAAGTGAATCGTCATCCATTTCAGGGGCCTAAATGTTCTCTAGGGTCCGACCACAATGGCCAATCATCACTTTTTTCTACCAAAAAACAATCAAACTGTTAATTTACTTTAccttttttttacaataattataaattcattattctttctttcttcattttttttttcaaacaaatgTGCAAGAGAATTTTAAATAGCGATAATACCGAATTACTGGTCGTATCATTAGtttatcttgattttttttttgatataggGTCCATGAAATTTTCTGAACGGGGTTGAACTATGAGACGGTACTTTTAACCCTTCCATATTCAGACTAATCTCCACTCGAGCCGTATAGATCCCTTACGGGAGGAAAACTCTGACTCTAAATTTTGAACGGGTCATTTACGCTTTGGGGTTAATTTGATTGATAAATTGCTATTTCACATATTTGAAAGCAATTTGATTGAACTAGTATTCATATTGAGTTcaactatataaatattacgattcaaaatatttaaattcaaatttctcaaataatttttatttatcacgCTTAATTGTGTGTTATAGAAACTTGAATTCATGAATATATTTATAGTAGTTTACCTGAATAAATTCAATGCTAATTTCCcataaataaatatgaaattgtACTTTAATTCTTTCCTTACTTTTTTTGGAAGTGGCATGTCGGCCTATTATTTGTAATTCAAAATACACTTCTGGATTTACTGACTTTATTATTTCTAATCAACACAAAAATTGTTCTTAacatttgctttttttttatatgagaAAATAGGCCAAGGCCCAAAAAAACTAAGACGATCTATACATACGGGGATCGAGAGATTCGAGACCCCCATAATATCATCTATCATGAGACTGATAATCGCTCTAGGAGCATGATCAAAAACAGCAAGGCCAATGTCATGCGAGAAACCATGATTGGCCATCCAATTCGTATAACGATTTCCTTCACGATAAGTGTGAAGAATGCAAATCTGCCAAAAAACTTTAACTCGAGAAtttatatttaagtatttaactattaaaaacaaa
Coding sequences within it:
- the LOC130014564 gene encoding uncharacterized protein LOC130014564; its protein translation is MNSIRPLVSFIILIALVKTASAGPNAAQCKEEIRLGLNACKPVVYGKSPSAECCHRVRVSHVECVCPEITPKVAVLIDINRAVRLVQGCGRRVPRHFKCGSITTP